A single region of the Acidobacteriota bacterium genome encodes:
- a CDS encoding DUF3604 domain-containing protein, translating into MRPFRFAAALMLMVVACGPAPDEPTSGSWPDRSPRHDVVEELRADLLRPRSSADGGGTAAVEALRGPAVAGNPGSWRIVYRAGPAGVAVGGTVHLQVSPFWGWSTPQTERPEALGYTTVETDAAGVELSAETLDQQLLAISVGGRPLTAGQEVVITYGAGPAGALADRYAERESRFWVGVDGDGDGVRELISESPAVDVMPGPPARLLLHLPSTARPGDRVTLTAALADAVGNGWPAAAGTLELRLPADVDLVDSRADSAAEVERVVSLALAVEDRGRLVVPLRLSAEARGVFRVSGRLMGAETEPGLEAESNPLLVSPAGRRILWADLQNHSGLSDGSATPDDLLLYAREVAALDAAAVTDHDHWGMRFMDREPSIWRRTLDAADRRHEPGRFVALAGYEWTNWVEGHRHVVFFERAAGALGGLLLSSIDERFDEAVELWEGLDGARALTFAHHSAGEPIATDWSAAPPPGLEPVTEIVSVHGSSEAADSPGLTVRGALEGNYVRDVLDRGYRLGFIGSSDGHDGHPGLAHLSSPSGGVAAILSDEVTREGIYEALLSRRTYATNGPRIVVRASYAGWPIGAVIPEAALAAGGVGPIAGVPERTLVVRAVAPAEIARIEVVSRQGGSGAGAIAGEALCPEGERECSLTVALPEFRSGGYLYVRVVQTDGGAAWTSPFFFE; encoded by the coding sequence GTGCGCCCTTTCCGATTCGCTGCTGCCCTCATGCTGATGGTCGTGGCGTGTGGGCCGGCACCTGATGAACCGACGAGCGGCTCGTGGCCCGACCGCTCTCCGCGTCACGACGTCGTCGAAGAACTGCGCGCCGACCTCCTGCGGCCGCGTTCGAGCGCTGACGGCGGCGGCACGGCCGCCGTCGAGGCCTTGAGGGGCCCGGCTGTCGCAGGGAATCCGGGAAGCTGGCGGATCGTCTACCGGGCGGGGCCTGCGGGCGTAGCGGTCGGAGGAACCGTCCATCTCCAGGTGTCGCCTTTCTGGGGCTGGAGCACACCGCAGACGGAACGTCCGGAGGCACTGGGCTACACGACGGTCGAGACGGACGCTGCCGGCGTCGAACTCTCGGCGGAAACGCTGGATCAGCAGTTGCTCGCGATCAGCGTCGGCGGCCGGCCGCTCACGGCAGGACAAGAGGTCGTGATCACGTATGGAGCCGGCCCGGCGGGCGCGCTGGCCGACCGCTACGCCGAGCGCGAATCGCGCTTCTGGGTCGGCGTCGACGGCGACGGTGACGGTGTGCGGGAGCTAATCTCCGAGTCGCCGGCCGTCGATGTGATGCCGGGGCCGCCAGCACGGTTACTGCTTCACCTGCCCTCGACCGCTCGGCCGGGCGACCGGGTCACGCTCACGGCGGCGCTGGCCGACGCGGTCGGGAACGGCTGGCCCGCGGCAGCCGGGACGCTGGAACTTCGGTTGCCGGCCGACGTCGACTTGGTCGACTCAAGGGCCGATTCGGCGGCCGAGGTGGAGCGGGTCGTCTCCCTGGCTCTCGCCGTGGAGGATCGAGGCCGGCTCGTCGTTCCGCTTCGGCTTTCCGCCGAGGCCCGCGGTGTGTTCAGGGTGAGCGGCCGGCTGATGGGTGCCGAGACCGAGCCTGGACTCGAAGCGGAAAGCAACCCTCTCCTCGTCTCGCCGGCCGGCCGGCGTATCCTCTGGGCGGACCTCCAGAACCACTCCGGCCTCTCCGACGGTTCGGCGACGCCGGACGATTTGTTGCTCTACGCTCGGGAGGTGGCCGCCCTCGACGCTGCGGCGGTGACCGACCATGACCACTGGGGCATGCGGTTCATGGACCGTGAGCCCTCGATCTGGCGGCGGACGCTGGATGCGGCCGACCGGCGGCACGAACCCGGACGCTTCGTCGCCCTGGCCGGCTACGAGTGGACGAACTGGGTCGAGGGCCACCGCCACGTGGTCTTTTTCGAGCGGGCCGCCGGCGCGTTGGGTGGTTTGCTCCTGAGTTCGATCGACGAGCGCTTCGACGAAGCGGTCGAGCTCTGGGAGGGACTCGACGGCGCCCGTGCCCTCACCTTCGCTCACCATTCGGCCGGCGAACCGATCGCCACGGACTGGTCGGCGGCGCCGCCTCCCGGACTGGAGCCGGTCACCGAGATCGTCTCGGTCCACGGGTCGAGCGAGGCTGCGGACTCGCCGGGCCTGACGGTTCGGGGCGCCCTCGAAGGCAACTACGTGCGCGACGTCCTCGACCGCGGCTACCGGCTGGGGTTCATCGGCTCAAGCGACGGTCACGACGGCCATCCCGGATTGGCGCACCTTTCATCGCCCAGTGGCGGCGTGGCGGCGATTCTGAGCGACGAGGTGACCCGTGAGGGGATCTACGAGGCCCTCCTCTCCCGTCGTACCTACGCGACGAACGGCCCGCGAATCGTGGTGCGGGCGAGCTACGCCGGCTGGCCGATCGGCGCGGTGATTCCGGAAGCTGCGCTTGCTGCGGGAGGGGTCGGCCCGATCGCCGGCGTGCCGGAGCGGACTCTGGTCGTGCGTGCGGTGGCACCGGCCGAGATTGCTCGCATCGAGGTCGTCAGCCGCCAGGGCGGGAGCGGCGCCGGTGCCATCGCCGGCGAGGCTCTGTGTCCCGAAGGCGAGCGCGAGTGCAGCCTGACCGTCGCCTTGCCGGAGTTCCGGTCGGGCGGCTATCTCTATGTCCGCGTAGTCCAGACGGACGGCGGCGCGGCCTGGACAAGCCCGTTCTTCTTTGAATAG
- a CDS encoding alkaline phosphatase D family protein — protein MKLRTEALLAAALLVLACGAPTAEPAAETAAAVEPALERIGLGSCLRQDLPQPIFDAILEDDFELFVFLGDNVYGDVESEDLRELRDAYAMQAEAEGFSRLRQAGVPLAATWDDHDYGLNDAGADFFGREEAQRIFEDFWDVPPDSERASRPGVYDAVTYGPPGRRVQLILLDTRYFRSPLRPTDERGAPGKERYMPDPDPDKTMLGEDQWAWLGQVLQEEADLRILASSIQVIADGHGYEAWRQLPAERDRLYALLRETGANGVIVISGDRHRGGIYRHDDALGYPLLELTASSLNSAFSSGEEAGPYRLGPTYRPENYGALSIDWTSRSVTLEVRDMDGESVLEETLNVDDLRAE, from the coding sequence ATGAAGCTGCGAACTGAGGCTCTGCTCGCGGCCGCGCTGCTGGTTCTGGCCTGCGGTGCGCCGACCGCTGAACCGGCCGCGGAGACCGCCGCGGCGGTCGAGCCGGCGCTCGAACGGATCGGCCTCGGCTCCTGCCTGAGGCAGGACCTGCCGCAACCGATCTTCGACGCGATCCTGGAAGACGATTTCGAGCTCTTCGTGTTCCTCGGCGACAACGTCTATGGCGATGTCGAGTCCGAGGACCTGCGCGAGTTGCGGGACGCCTACGCGATGCAGGCGGAAGCCGAAGGCTTTAGCCGGCTGCGACAGGCGGGAGTGCCGCTCGCCGCCACCTGGGACGACCATGACTATGGTCTGAACGACGCCGGCGCCGACTTCTTCGGCCGCGAAGAGGCGCAGCGGATCTTCGAGGACTTCTGGGACGTGCCGCCGGATTCCGAGCGTGCCTCGCGCCCCGGGGTCTACGACGCCGTGACCTACGGCCCGCCCGGTCGTCGGGTTCAGCTCATCCTGCTCGACACGCGGTACTTTCGCTCCCCGCTGCGGCCGACCGACGAGCGCGGTGCGCCGGGCAAGGAGCGCTACATGCCGGATCCTGATCCGGACAAGACGATGCTGGGTGAGGATCAGTGGGCGTGGCTCGGTCAAGTGCTCCAGGAGGAGGCGGATCTGCGCATCCTGGCGTCGTCGATCCAGGTGATCGCCGACGGTCACGGGTACGAGGCGTGGCGTCAACTTCCGGCCGAGCGTGATCGCCTCTACGCCCTGCTACGCGAGACGGGCGCGAATGGCGTGATCGTGATCTCCGGCGACCGCCACCGCGGCGGCATCTACCGTCACGACGACGCGCTCGGCTACCCGCTTCTGGAACTCACCGCGAGTTCTCTCAACTCGGCATTCAGCAGCGGGGAAGAGGCCGGGCCGTACCGGTTGGGCCCGACCTACCGGCCGGAGAACTATGGTGCACTGTCCATCGACTGGACTTCCCGCTCGGTGACGCTGGAAGTCCGCGACATGGACGGCGAGTCGGTCCTCGAAGAGACGCTCAACGTGGATGACCTGCGAGCCGAGTGA
- a CDS encoding amidase → MTTLEPEHQEINGVSRRQVIHALSLAGAAGLLVGCADDAAAPDSAADAAAGPMPDDLWRAGANELAAAIRLGEVSSLEVVESHLARVEAVNGHLNAVVRVLADEAREAARAADEAVAAGAELGPLHGVPISVKDNIAVAGTPTTNGVPAFAEENAEEDALIVTRLKEAGAIVLTRTNLPDLGLRVHTDSYLYGVTRNPWAADRNVGGSSGGEGSALASGMSCLGLGNDIGGSLRIPAQCNGIASLKPTLGRIASATGGSMSGQLMAVDGPMARRVADLRTAYELLGRYHRSDPWSVPVALDLEPPASPVKVALVPEPSGGSTHPDIAAAVRAAGEALEAAGYAVEEVEPPMAAEARRAWEVFLGYELNTARQALKEVMSPDAYDFLVRALDMFGVESPTEYEAMYGQRHRIASVWQEFQEDYPITLAPIMTQPPFVVGYDLKEPGDVLDQMRFEVALNLLGLPAVCVPTGVANGLPQVVEVIGGRYREGLCLEAAQAIEDALGIITPIDPVMA, encoded by the coding sequence ATGACGACCCTCGAGCCCGAACACCAGGAAATCAACGGCGTCTCGCGGCGCCAGGTGATCCACGCCCTGTCCCTCGCCGGTGCCGCCGGGCTACTGGTCGGGTGCGCCGACGATGCGGCGGCGCCTGATTCCGCGGCAGATGCCGCTGCGGGACCGATGCCTGACGATCTCTGGCGCGCCGGTGCGAACGAACTCGCGGCGGCGATCCGCCTCGGCGAGGTCTCGAGCCTGGAAGTCGTCGAATCTCACCTGGCGCGAGTCGAGGCAGTCAACGGCCATCTGAACGCTGTCGTTCGTGTCCTGGCTGACGAAGCACGGGAAGCCGCGCGTGCCGCCGACGAGGCGGTGGCGGCGGGCGCCGAGCTTGGTCCGCTGCACGGCGTGCCGATCTCGGTCAAGGACAACATCGCCGTCGCCGGCACCCCGACCACGAACGGCGTTCCGGCGTTCGCCGAGGAGAACGCCGAAGAGGACGCGTTGATCGTGACGCGCCTCAAGGAGGCCGGCGCCATCGTCCTGACCCGGACCAACCTGCCAGATCTCGGCCTCAGGGTCCATACGGATAGCTACCTCTACGGCGTCACGCGCAACCCGTGGGCCGCGGACCGCAACGTCGGCGGTTCGAGCGGTGGTGAAGGCTCCGCGCTGGCCAGCGGCATGAGTTGCTTGGGGCTTGGCAACGACATCGGCGGTTCGCTTCGCATCCCGGCCCAGTGCAACGGCATCGCGTCGCTCAAGCCGACGCTGGGGCGCATCGCCAGTGCCACGGGGGGCAGCATGTCCGGCCAGTTGATGGCCGTCGACGGTCCGATGGCGCGTCGCGTGGCCGATCTGCGTACCGCGTACGAGCTGTTGGGGAGATACCACCGCAGCGATCCATGGTCGGTCCCGGTTGCCCTCGACCTGGAACCGCCGGCTTCGCCGGTCAAGGTCGCGCTGGTGCCGGAGCCCAGCGGCGGTTCGACTCACCCGGATATCGCCGCCGCCGTGCGCGCGGCGGGCGAGGCGCTGGAGGCGGCGGGGTACGCGGTGGAAGAGGTCGAACCGCCGATGGCCGCCGAAGCGCGACGAGCCTGGGAGGTCTTCCTCGGTTATGAGTTGAACACAGCGAGGCAGGCGCTCAAGGAAGTCATGTCGCCTGACGCCTACGATTTCTTGGTGCGCGCACTCGACATGTTCGGGGTCGAGTCGCCCACGGAGTACGAGGCGATGTACGGCCAGCGTCACCGGATCGCCAGCGTCTGGCAGGAGTTCCAGGAGGACTACCCGATCACGCTGGCTCCGATCATGACCCAGCCGCCCTTCGTCGTCGGCTACGACCTCAAGGAACCCGGCGACGTCCTCGACCAGATGCGCTTCGAAGTCGCTCTCAACCTGCTGGGCCTGCCCGCCGTCTGCGTGCCGACCGGCGTCGCCAACGGCCTCCCCCAGGTGGTCGAGGTGATCGGCGGCCGCTATCGGGAAGGACTCTGCCTCGAGGCGGCCCAAGCGATCGAGGACGCGCTCGGCATCATCACGCCGATCGATCCCGTGATGGCCTGA
- a CDS encoding DUF4399 domain-containing protein: MLLDLAKNRPFPVLAAAALLLLFAGCAAESGEDHSDHDHAEGDMDHAEEAADDGAPRVYFVGLENHDTIPSLINLQFAAENFIIEPVGDGAINEGAGHYHIAIDGECLEPGIVIPTADPWIHFGDGSDSIELELPLGEHYLCLQIGDGEHRTLDEPGLSQYIMVHVEDEAEEAAE; this comes from the coding sequence ATGCTCCTCGACCTCGCCAAGAACCGCCCGTTTCCCGTCTTGGCGGCAGCCGCGCTGCTGCTGCTCTTCGCCGGCTGCGCCGCCGAATCCGGCGAAGACCACTCGGACCATGACCACGCGGAAGGCGACATGGACCACGCCGAAGAAGCGGCCGACGACGGAGCGCCGCGCGTCTACTTCGTGGGGCTGGAGAACCACGACACGATCCCCAGTCTGATCAACCTGCAGTTCGCGGCCGAGAACTTCATCATCGAGCCCGTCGGCGACGGCGCGATCAACGAGGGGGCCGGCCACTACCACATCGCGATCGACGGGGAGTGCCTGGAGCCGGGCATCGTGATCCCCACCGCGGACCCGTGGATCCACTTCGGAGACGGCTCAGACTCGATCGAACTCGAGCTTCCGCTCGGCGAGCACTACCTATGCCTGCAGATCGGCGACGGCGAGCACCGGACGCTCGACGAGCCGGGGCTGTCGCAGTACATCATGGTGCACGTCGAGGACGAGGCCGAGGAGGCAGCGGAGTAG
- a CDS encoding RraA family protein: MTSSAVLDALRSLDTPTVCNALEVVAPERRGHGYTVDPLVCARPDLPPIVGFARTARIRAQHPSSVDPKQARRTSMGYYEYLASGEDPTITVIQDLDGDARGYGAFWGEVNSNVHRGLGCLGVITDGSIRDMDDVAEGFQLLAGRIGPSHAHVHVVDYGGPVSVAGMAVADGDLIHADQHGAVVVPADVADQVEAAADLIARRERVIIDAAKQPDFDFDKLRAAWGQAAEIH; this comes from the coding sequence ATGACTTCTTCCGCCGTTCTCGACGCCCTCCGATCCCTCGACACCCCCACCGTCTGCAACGCACTTGAGGTCGTGGCGCCCGAGCGGCGTGGCCACGGCTACACCGTGGACCCGCTCGTGTGCGCTCGGCCCGATCTGCCGCCTATCGTCGGTTTCGCCCGCACGGCGCGAATCCGCGCCCAGCACCCGAGTTCGGTCGATCCGAAGCAGGCCCGCCGCACTTCGATGGGCTATTACGAGTACCTGGCTTCCGGCGAAGACCCCACGATCACCGTGATCCAGGATCTCGACGGCGATGCCCGCGGCTACGGCGCCTTCTGGGGCGAGGTGAACTCGAACGTTCACCGCGGCCTGGGGTGCCTCGGCGTGATCACCGACGGCAGCATCCGCGACATGGACGACGTCGCAGAGGGCTTCCAACTGCTGGCCGGCCGCATCGGACCCTCGCACGCCCACGTCCACGTCGTCGACTACGGTGGTCCGGTCAGCGTCGCCGGCATGGCCGTCGCGGACGGCGACCTGATCCACGCCGACCAGCACGGTGCCGTCGTTGTTCCGGCCGACGTCGCCGACCAGGTCGAAGCGGCGGCCGACCTGATCGCCCGGCGCGAACGGGTCATCATCGACGCCGCCAAGCAGCCGGACTTCGACTTCGACAAGCTGAGGGCCGCCTGGGGCCAGGCGGCGGAGATCCACTGA
- a CDS encoding nitronate monooxygenase codes for MSRPFLRTELCDMLGIEYPVFSAGMGPVAGGAEPVAKAELVAAVSEAGGLGVIGGVAYSPEDLRAEINKVRARTDKPFGVDLLLASNFLEKAGSGPTSATVPTRDLVPAETRDALRKMAENLGIEWVEAPPPPPSWTVPEGKSYAGAQMEVLLEEKIPVFASGLGSPAPFSRALKDAGIKIVSLVGNARAARRVADGGADIVVAQGTEAGGHTGKIGTLALLPQVMDAVAPLPVVAAGGVADGRGLAAVIAAGAIGAWCGTAFLVSNEANQPALQKQRILEAATEDTVVTRLYSGKTMRNITNPLIQAWEDSGIRALPMGLQGVLTRDLLHSIRTAGRDDLLMNAAGQASGMLQKARPASEILHEMVADASNLLGARLSQRVQVQVAV; via the coding sequence ATGTCCCGTCCCTTCCTTCGCACCGAACTCTGCGACATGCTGGGGATCGAGTATCCCGTCTTTTCCGCCGGCATGGGTCCCGTGGCGGGGGGCGCGGAACCCGTCGCGAAGGCCGAACTGGTGGCCGCCGTTTCGGAAGCTGGCGGCCTGGGCGTGATCGGAGGCGTTGCCTACAGCCCCGAGGACCTGCGGGCGGAGATCAACAAGGTGCGCGCGAGGACGGACAAGCCGTTCGGGGTCGACCTGCTGCTGGCTTCGAACTTCCTGGAGAAGGCGGGCAGCGGACCGACCTCGGCGACCGTGCCGACCCGCGACCTGGTGCCGGCGGAGACGCGCGACGCACTCAGGAAGATGGCCGAGAACCTGGGCATCGAGTGGGTCGAAGCCCCGCCCCCGCCGCCGAGTTGGACGGTGCCCGAGGGCAAGAGCTACGCCGGCGCCCAGATGGAGGTGCTGCTGGAAGAGAAGATACCGGTGTTCGCCTCCGGTCTCGGGTCCCCGGCGCCCTTCTCGAGGGCGCTCAAGGACGCCGGCATCAAGATCGTCTCCCTGGTCGGCAACGCCCGCGCCGCGCGCCGGGTCGCCGACGGCGGCGCCGACATCGTCGTGGCCCAGGGCACCGAGGCCGGCGGTCACACCGGCAAGATCGGCACATTGGCGCTCTTGCCCCAGGTCATGGACGCGGTGGCGCCGCTGCCGGTCGTTGCCGCGGGTGGCGTTGCCGACGGCCGCGGACTGGCCGCGGTCATCGCAGCGGGCGCGATCGGCGCCTGGTGCGGCACCGCCTTCCTGGTTTCGAACGAGGCGAACCAGCCCGCGCTGCAGAAGCAGCGCATTCTGGAGGCCGCCACCGAGGACACCGTGGTCACCCGTCTCTACAGCGGCAAGACGATGCGGAACATCACGAATCCGCTGATCCAGGCCTGGGAGGACAGCGGCATACGGGCGCTGCCGATGGGGCTCCAGGGCGTGCTCACACGCGACCTGCTCCACTCCATCCGCACCGCCGGACGGGACGACCTGCTGATGAACGCCGCCGGCCAGGCCTCCGGCATGCTGCAGAAGGCTCGCCCGGCCAGCGAGATCCTCCACGAGATGGTGGCAGACGCCTCAAACCTCCTGGGCGCGCGGCTTTCGCAACGGGTTCAGGTCCAGGTCGCCGTCTAG
- a CDS encoding DUF5671 domain-containing protein — MNEELSRFVREALSRGASRNEIREALADAGWRQGDIDKALGVWVDREFVALIPRPRPYLGAREAFLYLVLFAALYTAAISFGNVMFVLINRAFADIAFTLPAAASAEMLRWGLAYLVISFPVFLLVQRMVRRTLRDDPDLRSSRIRKWLTYLTLFVAAGVLAGDLIALVFFGLGGELAVRFLLKVGVVAAIAGSVFGYYFWDLRQDDAEAAEGGHAPRLPTVFAGVSAAAVLLAVGLGLVAVGSPGRARERGLDVARVGNLRDIVRGVDIYWERNGSLPAGLEALSGERDINIVSIVDPETREPYAFRATGDKAYELCATFSLDAPTDQASLRMYPYRERFWRHPAGYHCFDLEAIEPDARRW, encoded by the coding sequence GTGAACGAGGAACTGAGCCGGTTTGTACGAGAAGCACTGTCGAGAGGCGCGAGCCGCAACGAGATCCGGGAGGCTTTGGCGGACGCGGGTTGGCGACAGGGCGACATCGACAAGGCCCTCGGCGTCTGGGTCGACCGGGAGTTCGTGGCGCTGATCCCGCGGCCCCGCCCGTATCTGGGCGCGCGCGAGGCCTTTCTCTACCTGGTCCTCTTCGCCGCGCTGTACACGGCGGCGATCAGCTTCGGCAACGTGATGTTCGTGCTGATCAACCGGGCCTTCGCCGACATCGCGTTCACTCTTCCGGCGGCGGCTTCCGCCGAGATGCTGCGGTGGGGACTGGCTTATCTCGTCATTTCCTTCCCGGTGTTCCTGCTGGTTCAACGAATGGTGAGAAGAACGCTGCGCGACGATCCGGACTTGCGTTCGTCGCGGATCAGGAAGTGGCTCACCTATCTGACGTTGTTCGTTGCGGCGGGTGTCCTGGCCGGCGACCTGATCGCCCTCGTGTTCTTCGGTCTGGGCGGTGAGCTGGCTGTCCGGTTTCTCCTGAAGGTCGGGGTCGTTGCGGCGATTGCCGGCAGCGTGTTCGGCTACTACTTCTGGGACCTCCGCCAGGACGACGCGGAAGCGGCCGAAGGCGGTCACGCGCCGAGACTGCCAACCGTCTTCGCCGGTGTGTCGGCGGCGGCTGTCCTGCTGGCGGTCGGCCTGGGACTGGTTGCCGTCGGTTCGCCCGGAAGGGCGCGCGAGCGCGGGCTGGATGTCGCGCGCGTGGGGAACCTGCGGGACATCGTTCGGGGCGTCGACATCTACTGGGAGCGGAACGGCTCCCTGCCCGCGGGCCTGGAAGCCCTCAGCGGCGAGCGGGACATCAATATCGTGTCGATCGTCGATCCGGAAACCCGGGAGCCCTACGCCTTTCGGGCTACTGGGGACAAGGCGTACGAACTCTGTGCGACGTTCAGCCTCGATGCACCCACCGATCAGGCGTCGCTACGGATGTATCCCTACCGGGAACGGTTCTGGAGGCACCCGGCCGGCTATCACTGCTTCGACCTCGAAGCGATCGAGCCCGACGCGCGCCGGTGGTAG
- a CDS encoding ATP-binding protein: MPYKIAFIGTHGVGKTTLAYGLASRLKRRDINLDVVVEVARRCPLPLNEGTTLEAQSWILYSQIADELAAEARSPVVICDRSVLDNYVYLLFAHGRQPAFEPLIESWCTTYDLKVYVPILRGSEAQPDGIRAVDPAFRQQIDDRLWNELEDRRIEVLVLHPERRDDWLDIVEEAVSNELRIPQLDLL; encoded by the coding sequence ATGCCCTACAAGATCGCCTTCATCGGCACCCACGGCGTCGGCAAGACGACCCTGGCCTACGGTCTCGCTTCCCGCCTGAAACGCCGGGACATCAACCTCGATGTCGTGGTCGAGGTAGCCCGGCGCTGTCCCCTGCCCCTCAACGAAGGCACAACACTGGAGGCCCAGTCGTGGATCCTCTACTCTCAGATCGCCGACGAACTGGCCGCGGAGGCTCGCTCGCCGGTCGTCATCTGCGACCGCAGCGTGCTCGACAACTACGTCTACCTGCTGTTCGCTCACGGGCGCCAGCCGGCGTTCGAACCGCTGATCGAGTCCTGGTGCACGACCTACGACCTGAAGGTCTATGTGCCCATCCTGCGCGGCAGCGAGGCGCAGCCCGACGGCATCCGCGCCGTCGATCCCGCCTTCCGGCAGCAGATCGACGACCGGCTCTGGAACGAACTGGAGGATCGCCGGATCGAAGTCCTGGTCCTTCACCCCGAACGTCGGGACGACTGGCTCGACATCGTCGAGGAGGCAGTGTCGAACGAGCTCCGCATCCCCCAACTCGATCTGCTCTGA
- a CDS encoding acyl-CoA dehydrogenase family protein has product MAWDFETDPEFQDKLDWMDEFVTNEIEPLRFVLGSPYDLSCPKRQKLIPPLQEEVRKRKLWACHLGPNLGGQGYGQVKLALMNEILGRSPHAPIVFGCQAPDSGNAEIIAHYGTDEQKARYLQPLLDNKMVSAYSMTEPHGGSDPKVFTTRAVLDGDEWVINGEKWFSSNARYASLLVVMVVTDPDAPPYNKMSMFLVPKDTPGVKIIRNVAVGTGNEDGSHGYVRYTDVRVPKDHLLGQRGQGFVVAQTRLGGGRIHHAMRTIAKVRTAFDQMCERVLSRTTQGELLAQKQLVQEKIADSWAQIEQFRLFVLQTAWKIDKYKDYRMVRKDISAVKAVMPKVYLDVFSRALMLHGSLGVSNEMTFSAGVVDSFHMALADGPTEVHKITVARQILREYAGTDDLFPTTHLPKLRQAALEKYAEALELEVAAL; this is encoded by the coding sequence ATGGCATGGGACTTCGAAACAGACCCTGAATTCCAGGACAAGCTGGACTGGATGGACGAGTTCGTCACCAACGAAATCGAACCGCTCCGGTTCGTCCTCGGCAGTCCCTACGATCTCTCCTGCCCGAAGCGCCAGAAGCTGATTCCGCCGCTCCAGGAGGAGGTCAGGAAGCGCAAGCTCTGGGCCTGCCACCTGGGTCCGAATCTCGGCGGCCAGGGTTACGGCCAGGTCAAGCTGGCGCTGATGAACGAGATTCTCGGCCGCTCGCCGCACGCGCCGATCGTGTTCGGCTGCCAGGCGCCGGACTCGGGCAACGCGGAGATCATCGCCCACTACGGCACGGACGAGCAGAAGGCCCGCTACCTGCAACCCCTGCTCGACAACAAGATGGTCTCCGCCTACTCGATGACGGAGCCGCACGGGGGCTCGGATCCGAAGGTGTTCACGACCCGCGCCGTCCTCGACGGAGACGAGTGGGTGATCAACGGCGAGAAGTGGTTCTCCTCGAACGCCCGGTACGCCTCCCTGCTGGTCGTCATGGTGGTTACCGACCCGGACGCGCCGCCCTACAACAAGATGTCCATGTTCCTCGTGCCGAAGGACACGCCCGGCGTCAAGATCATCCGCAACGTCGCCGTCGGCACCGGCAACGAGGACGGCTCACACGGCTACGTCCGCTACACGGACGTGCGCGTGCCCAAGGACCACCTGCTCGGCCAGCGCGGCCAGGGCTTCGTGGTCGCCCAGACCCGCCTCGGCGGCGGCCGCATCCACCACGCGATGCGGACGATCGCCAAGGTCCGCACGGCCTTCGACCAGATGTGCGAGCGCGTCCTGTCACGCACGACCCAGGGCGAGTTGCTGGCCCAGAAACAGCTCGTCCAGGAGAAGATCGCCGACTCCTGGGCGCAGATCGAGCAGTTCCGCCTGTTCGTTCTGCAGACCGCCTGGAAGATCGACAAGTACAAGGACTACCGGATGGTCCGCAAGGACATCTCGGCCGTCAAGGCGGTCATGCCGAAGGTCTACCTCGACGTCTTCTCGAGAGCGCTCATGCTCCACGGTTCGCTCGGCGTCTCGAACGAGATGACCTTCTCGGCGGGAGTCGTCGACTCCTTCCACATGGCCCTGGCAGACGGACCGACCGAGGTCCACAAGATCACGGTGGCGCGACAGATCCTCCGCGAGTACGCCGGCACGGACGACCTCTTCCCGACCACGCACCTGCCGAAGCTGCGGCAGGCGGCGCTCGAGAAGTACGCCGAGGCGCTGGAACTGGAGGTGGCGGCGCTGTAG